A single genomic interval of Salinigranum halophilum harbors:
- a CDS encoding helix-turn-helix transcriptional regulator, which translates to MSARLAVPATVVVAVVLFALTGGAVAAGSDAVAVNSVTLSGTGVVADGERPTVAGWRAVNVTTSVTTGTDTYDVCADVHGNTAGTATCRQVDGTNATTNVTLTLDGFPENATGKRDLTVTVRAANATNTSAEPLASGTVGVRVLGAAGDVDGDGLGNREEFERGTGFDTRDTDGDGLADGPELNTHETDPTSTDTDDDGLADGVEVDNQQTNPTETDTDGDGLDDGVEVATHGTDPTSTDTDGDGLGDGAEVTEYQTDPTDTDTDGDGLDDGPEVNVHETDPTNPDTDGDGLDDAAEVRRYDTNPTRADTDGDGLADGREVNQLGTDPTRADTDGDGVDDAAEDARGGDVSPDDSRLVGALSPTPGVAVGALAGVSLALGAGAVLFYRTRGSPWTDSSGGRTEQVDVEPGVETDGATEGGTGHVARATTDEKRVHEVLDEHDGRVRQSVVVSETGWSKSKVSRVLSGMADDGAIQKIPIGRENVVVHPDRVPEGAESPFDSSDE; encoded by the coding sequence ATGAGCGCACGTCTCGCCGTCCCTGCCACCGTTGTCGTCGCCGTCGTCTTGTTCGCCCTCACCGGCGGCGCCGTCGCTGCCGGGTCCGACGCCGTGGCCGTGAACAGCGTCACGCTGTCGGGGACGGGCGTCGTCGCGGACGGAGAGCGACCGACGGTCGCGGGGTGGCGTGCGGTGAACGTCACCACTTCGGTCACGACGGGGACGGACACGTACGACGTCTGTGCCGACGTGCATGGTAACACGGCCGGGACAGCCACCTGTCGGCAGGTCGATGGGACGAACGCGACCACGAACGTCACGCTGACGCTCGACGGGTTCCCGGAGAACGCGACCGGGAAGCGGGACCTGACCGTCACCGTACGTGCCGCGAACGCGACCAACACGAGCGCCGAACCGCTGGCGAGCGGAACGGTCGGCGTCCGGGTGCTCGGGGCGGCGGGCGACGTCGACGGCGACGGACTCGGCAACCGAGAGGAGTTCGAACGCGGGACGGGGTTCGACACGAGGGACACCGACGGCGACGGCCTCGCCGATGGTCCCGAACTGAACACCCACGAGACGGACCCGACGAGCACCGACACCGACGACGACGGCCTCGCCGACGGCGTCGAGGTGGACAACCAGCAGACCAATCCGACGGAGACAGACACCGACGGCGACGGCCTCGACGACGGCGTCGAGGTTGCCACACACGGGACCGACCCGACGAGCACCGACACCGACGGCGACGGCCTCGGCGACGGGGCGGAAGTGACCGAGTATCAGACCGACCCGACGGACACAGACACCGACGGCGACGGCCTCGACGACGGGCCGGAGGTCAACGTCCACGAGACGGACCCGACGAACCCCGACACCGACGGCGATGGCCTCGACGACGCGGCGGAGGTCCGTCGGTACGACACCAATCCGACGCGGGCAGACACCGACGGCGACGGCCTCGCCGACGGACGCGAGGTGAACCAGCTCGGAACGGACCCGACTCGGGCCGACACTGACGGCGACGGGGTCGACGACGCGGCCGAGGACGCGAGGGGTGGGGACGTCTCTCCGGACGACTCGAGACTGGTCGGTGCGCTCTCGCCCACGCCGGGCGTCGCCGTCGGCGCGCTAGCTGGCGTCTCACTCGCTCTCGGAGCCGGAGCCGTGTTGTTCTACCGCACACGCGGGTCGCCGTGGACCGACTCGTCCGGAGGCAGAACGGAACAGGTCGACGTGGAACCAGGGGTGGAGACCGACGGTGCGACCGAAGGCGGAACGGGCCACGTGGCGAGAGCGACGACGGACGAAAAGCGAGTTCACGAGGTACTCGACGAGCACGACGGGCGGGTACGACAGTCGGTCGTCGTCAGCGAGACGGGGTGGTCGAAGTCGAAAGTGAGTCGGGTGCTCTCGGGGATGGCGGACGACGGCGCGATTCAGAAGATACCCATCGGGCGAGAGAACGTCGTCGTACACCCCGACCGAGTTCCCGAAGGGGCGGAGTCACCGTTCGACTCGTCCGACGAGTAG
- a CDS encoding enoyl-CoA hydratase/isomerase family protein codes for MIHTETRGDAHWVTIDRPEKRNALHLEGWRRLGEELVRAEAESRVAVLTGVEDVFCAGDDIAVIDEAESAADVEELADALYETFWGIERLSVPVIAAVNGLAYGGGFELVCAADLAVAVDDAAFALPETTIGAYPPYAVERVGESCGRKRLMELILTGEPIDAETAHEWGLLNRVVGDGELEPAVTRFVERISESPKRATATAKRLARTPEDGARDRIRGALSQLRRDEACRAATRAFTE; via the coding sequence GTGATTCACACAGAGACCCGCGGCGACGCGCACTGGGTGACCATCGACCGACCCGAGAAACGAAACGCCCTCCACCTGGAGGGGTGGCGTCGACTCGGCGAGGAACTCGTACGGGCGGAGGCCGAATCACGGGTAGCCGTCCTCACGGGCGTCGAAGACGTCTTCTGTGCAGGCGACGACATCGCCGTCATCGACGAGGCGGAGTCCGCGGCCGACGTCGAGGAACTGGCCGACGCGCTGTACGAGACGTTCTGGGGAATCGAGCGCCTCTCGGTCCCCGTCATCGCGGCGGTCAACGGCCTCGCGTACGGCGGCGGCTTCGAACTCGTCTGTGCCGCCGATCTCGCAGTGGCCGTCGACGACGCCGCCTTCGCGTTGCCCGAGACCACCATCGGGGCGTACCCACCGTACGCCGTCGAACGTGTCGGAGAGAGCTGTGGGCGGAAGCGTCTCATGGAACTGATCCTCACGGGCGAACCCATCGACGCCGAGACGGCCCACGAGTGGGGGCTCCTCAATCGCGTCGTCGGGGACGGGGAACTCGAACCGGCCGTAACGCGGTTCGTCGAGCGCATCAGTGAGTCACCGAAGCGAGCGACGGCGACGGCCAAACGGCTGGCCCGCACACCGGAGGACGGCGCACGCGACCGTATCCGCGGCGCGCTGTCACAGCTCCGGCGCGACGAGGCGTGCCGGGCGGCCACGCGGGCGTTCACGGAGTGA
- the hemC gene encoding hydroxymethylbilane synthase — translation MPTRTLRLATRGSDLALRQAASVQEALEDRRYEVELVEVETEGDRITDELIHRLGKTGAFVRALDQRVMAGEVDAAVHSLKDMPTEQPPELVIAGVLERAPANDVLVTPDGESLADLPEGATVGTSSLRRRAQLLNARPDLEVEPLRGNVDTRVEKVLAPSLQAEHEARVEADKERKGHIGEDDYEPEYDQRPQEWFDSRTELERNALGREVDVEYDAIVLAEAGLRRSGLDHQVSFTRLSPTEFVPAPGQGAIAVTATENIDDLNEVLDFPRTRVETTVERTLLAELGGGCIAPIGAYAVLQGSYVHVTVQVFGPDGEDVLEASRDLPVERHGTAAADFAADLRDRGAAELIERATEAAE, via the coding sequence ATGCCCACACGGACGCTCCGACTAGCGACACGCGGGTCGGACCTCGCCCTCCGGCAGGCGGCGAGCGTACAGGAGGCGCTCGAGGACCGCCGATACGAAGTCGAACTCGTCGAGGTCGAGACGGAAGGAGACCGAATCACGGACGAACTCATCCACCGACTGGGAAAGACCGGGGCGTTCGTCCGTGCGCTCGACCAGCGGGTGATGGCGGGGGAGGTCGACGCCGCGGTCCACTCGCTGAAGGACATGCCAACGGAGCAGCCGCCCGAACTGGTCATCGCGGGGGTACTCGAGCGCGCCCCGGCGAACGACGTCCTCGTCACGCCCGACGGCGAGTCGCTGGCGGACCTCCCCGAGGGGGCGACGGTCGGCACGTCGTCGCTCCGCCGCAGAGCGCAGTTGCTCAACGCCCGTCCCGACCTGGAAGTCGAACCGCTCCGCGGAAACGTCGACACGCGCGTCGAGAAGGTGCTCGCGCCGTCGCTCCAGGCGGAACACGAAGCCCGGGTCGAAGCCGACAAGGAGCGGAAGGGCCACATCGGCGAGGACGACTACGAACCGGAGTACGACCAGCGGCCACAGGAGTGGTTCGACTCGCGGACGGAGCTCGAACGGAACGCACTCGGCCGGGAGGTCGACGTTGAGTACGATGCCATCGTCCTCGCGGAGGCGGGCCTTCGGAGGAGCGGCCTGGACCACCAGGTCTCGTTCACGCGCCTCTCGCCGACGGAGTTCGTCCCGGCCCCGGGCCAGGGCGCAATCGCCGTGACGGCGACCGAGAACATCGACGACCTCAACGAGGTGCTGGACTTCCCGCGGACGCGCGTCGAGACGACCGTCGAGCGGACGCTGCTGGCAGAGCTCGGTGGAGGGTGTATCGCCCCCATCGGCGCGTACGCCGTCCTGCAGGGGTCGTACGTCCACGTGACCGTCCAGGTGTTCGGCCCCGACGGCGAGGACGTGCTCGAGGCCTCGCGTGACCTGCCGGTCGAACGGCACGGCACCGCCGCTGCGGACTTCGCCGCCGACCTCCGGGACCGCGGGGCGGCCGAACTCATCGAACGGGCGACGGAGGCCGCCGAATGA
- the cobA gene encoding uroporphyrinogen-III C-methyltransferase, which yields MSDATGDGGDVGHVSLVGSGPGDPELLTVKARRLLDEADVVLHDKLPGPDIISLVPEDRREDVGKRAGGEWTPQEYTNRRLVELAREGKHVVRLKGGDPFVFGRGGEEMEHLASEGVPFEVVPGVTSAIAGPAVAGIPVTHRDHASSVSFVTGHEDPTKEESAVDWDALAATGGTIVVLMGVGKLPAYSAELRSAGLDPETPVALVERATWPGMRVATGTLDTIVDVRDEAGIEPPAITVVGDVAATRDRVRAFLRSGYETEVGEAR from the coding sequence ATGAGCGACGCGACGGGCGACGGGGGTGACGTCGGCCACGTCTCGCTCGTCGGGTCGGGGCCGGGCGACCCGGAGCTGTTGACGGTGAAAGCCCGACGGCTCCTCGACGAGGCGGACGTCGTGCTCCACGACAAGCTTCCGGGCCCGGACATCATCTCACTCGTCCCCGAGGACCGGCGCGAGGACGTCGGGAAGCGCGCCGGTGGCGAGTGGACGCCACAGGAGTACACCAACCGCCGGCTCGTCGAACTCGCCCGCGAGGGCAAACACGTGGTTCGGCTGAAGGGGGGCGACCCGTTCGTCTTCGGCCGCGGCGGTGAGGAGATGGAACACCTCGCGAGCGAGGGGGTCCCGTTCGAGGTCGTCCCCGGCGTCACCTCGGCCATCGCCGGGCCGGCCGTGGCCGGCATCCCGGTGACCCACCGCGACCACGCCTCGTCGGTGTCGTTCGTCACGGGACACGAGGACCCGACGAAGGAGGAGTCGGCCGTCGACTGGGACGCACTCGCCGCGACCGGCGGGACCATCGTCGTGCTGATGGGCGTCGGGAAGTTGCCCGCCTACAGCGCCGAACTCCGGAGCGCGGGACTGGACCCCGAGACGCCCGTCGCCCTGGTCGAACGCGCGACGTGGCCGGGGATGCGCGTCGCGACGGGGACGCTCGACACCATCGTCGACGTCCGCGACGAGGCGGGAATCGAGCCGCCGGCGATCACGGTCGTCGGCGACGTCGCAGCGACCCGCGACCGGGTTCGAGCGTTTCTCCGGAGCGGGTACGAAACGGAGGTCGGTGAGGCGAGATGA
- a CDS encoding uroporphyrinogen-III synthase, which translates to MTREVRVAVFRPDDERLAQAVELLDSLGATPVPDPMLAVEPTGNVPEDAPYVVLTSKTGAELLAEAGWLPGEATLVCIGPTTAAAARAAGWTVDAMPEEYSSVGLVERLRGDVAGERVAVARSDHGSDVLLDGLREAGATVEETVLYRLTRPEGAGQSTVMAAGGELEGVCFTSSLTVENFLDAAAERGVRDEAVAGLNDAVVGAIGDPTRETAAANGIDVDVVPDHAEFEELACRVVEAAAPSYHE; encoded by the coding sequence ATGACACGAGAGGTCCGCGTCGCCGTGTTCCGTCCGGACGACGAACGACTCGCACAGGCGGTGGAACTGCTCGACTCGCTCGGCGCGACCCCGGTTCCGGACCCGATGCTCGCCGTCGAGCCGACGGGGAACGTCCCCGAAGACGCCCCGTACGTCGTCCTCACCAGCAAGACGGGCGCGGAACTCCTCGCGGAGGCGGGGTGGTTGCCGGGGGAGGCGACGCTCGTCTGTATCGGTCCGACGACGGCCGCGGCCGCGCGGGCGGCGGGCTGGACCGTCGACGCGATGCCGGAGGAGTACTCCTCGGTCGGACTGGTCGAACGACTCCGCGGAGACGTCGCAGGCGAACGGGTCGCAGTCGCACGGTCGGACCACGGGAGCGACGTGCTCCTCGACGGGCTCCGCGAGGCGGGGGCGACGGTGGAGGAGACGGTCCTCTACCGGCTGACGCGCCCCGAAGGAGCGGGGCAGTCGACCGTGATGGCCGCCGGTGGTGAACTGGAGGGTGTCTGTTTTACCTCATCGCTCACGGTCGAGAACTTCCTCGACGCGGCGGCCGAGCGCGGCGTCCGCGACGAGGCGGTCGCCGGCCTGAACGACGCGGTCGTGGGAGCCATCGGCGACCCGACGCGTGAGACGGCGGCGGCGAACGGCATCGACGTCGACGTCGTCCCCGACCACGCCGAGTTCGAAGAGCTAGCGTGTCGCGTCGTCGAGGCCGCGGCACCGTCGTACCACGAGTAG